The Setaria italica strain Yugu1 chromosome IX, Setaria_italica_v2.0, whole genome shotgun sequence genome has a window encoding:
- the LOC101764720 gene encoding uncharacterized protein LOC101764720: protein MAAAAAAEMEKPVAVRRAEELVEREMAGRDASHDAAHALRVRDLALSLAAEEGLSAPARLLTVELAALLHDIGDYKYTKNNVEDMSIVEKFLEEVGLEEWQKDEIVSIIKGMGFKNEVSKKSIFEPTIEFAIVQDADRLDAIGAIGIARCFTYGGSKNSALHDPRILPRDNLSKEKYMSKEEKQTSINHFHEKLFKLKDMMKTEAGKRRAEKRHKFMEDFVAEFYEEWSGRA from the exons atggcggcggcggcggcggcggagatggagaAGCCCGTGGCGGTGCGGCGCGCGGAGGAGCTGGTGGAGAGGGAGATGGCCGGGCGCGACGCGTCCCACGACGCCGCGCACGCGCTCCGCGTCCGCGACCTCGCGCTCTCGCTCGCCGCCGAGGAGGGCCtctccgcccccgcccgcctccTCACC GTGGAACTGGCCGCTCTCCTGCACGACATTG GAGACTACAAGTACACCAA GAACAATGTGGAGGATATGAGCATCGTCGAGAAGTTTCTTGAAGAGGTAGGATTGGAGGAATGGCAGAAGGATGAAATAGTGTCAATTATTAAGGGGATGG GATTCAAAAATGAAGTTTCAAAGAAGTCTATTTTTGAGCCCACTATTGAGTTTGCAATTGTACAAGATGCAGATCGCCTGGATGCAATTGGTGCAATTG GTATTGCAAGATGCTTTACGTATGGTGGGAGCAAGAACAGCGCACTTCATGATCCTAGAATACTGCCACGTGATAACTTGTCAAAGGAAAAGTACATGTCCAAGGAGGAGAAACAGACATCGATTAATCATTTTCATGAGAAGCTTTTTAAATTGAAGGACATGATGAAGACAGAG GCCGGCAAAAGGAGAGCAGAGAAAAGGCATAAGTTCATGGAGGACTTTGTTGCTGAATTCTATGAAGAGTGGAGTGGCAGGGCTTGA
- the LOC101765532 gene encoding protein XAP5 CIRCADIAN TIMEKEEPER isoform X2: MSGFGDGYVGMAQDAVKIRQLEKQREAERRKIEKLKNKSSDGQPGLLQFGSSTSEVATVHAWSKQRLQPPSSHQEN, translated from the exons ATGTCGGGGTTCGGCGATGGGTACGTGGGGATGGCGCAGGACGCCGTGAAGATCCGTCAGCTGGAGAAGCAGCGCGAGGCGGAGCGCCGCAAGATCGAAAAGCTCAAGAACAAGTCCTCGGATGGCCAGCCTGGCCTCCTCCAGTTCGGCTCCAGCACCTCCGAG GTTGCAACCGTGCATGCTTGGTCCAAGCAAAGGCTCCAGCCTCCAAGCAGCCATCAAGAAAACTAG
- the LOC101765532 gene encoding protein XAP5 CIRCADIAN TIMEKEEPER isoform X1, which yields MSGFGDGYVGMAQDAVKIRQLEKQREAERRKIEKLKNKSSDGQPGLLQFGSSTSELPVGWSMGWHPLLKESNRRSNQLQIVMRHKISYPSGSHIF from the exons ATGTCGGGGTTCGGCGATGGGTACGTGGGGATGGCGCAGGACGCCGTGAAGATCCGTCAGCTGGAGAAGCAGCGCGAGGCGGAGCGCCGCAAGATCGAAAAGCTCAAGAACAAGTCCTCGGATGGCCAGCCTGGCCTCCTCCAGTTCGGCTCCAGCACCTCCGAG CTTCCCGTGGGCTGGAGTATGGGGTGGCATCCTCTACTAAAGGAGAGCAACCGTCGTTCAAATCAACTGCAAATTGTTATGCGTCATAAGATATCATATCCATCAGGATCTCATATTTTTTAA
- the LOC101765941 gene encoding E3 ubiquitin-protein ligase BRE1-like 1 isoform X2, with product MSRPLDFAVLKYKNQRLAEQLEVHKFEYRTLEGRFNDLKEKQRTHNETLVLVKSHWERLLADLDLVSVCKNESLHSSCGTGQNNVQKERDFLNRLLEAGATESSGCSPSYHLGNGVAPEQSSTVNVLQKAFLPSSDLWHVNNDLVYVALTKLPENEHSRQLHSATSNIFSKLHKVIHAIDNLHLEHRQLAGNYQKQRDSSAWNRAEQKRLKEELTSAVAKLEESKHKLAALKAQGDNKHGTPVLVPKLGNKDVSAEKVRDKQRELQDLEATHKELMELISKRLEEIRRLHMERIEILNKLATFQDILTGFRNIRSSKAFELVNDQLQKSQAELDDHQTLLKKLQVDTDSFVWQERQFNQKVDLAEIPQKVSAYCVSRIADLEKDVLKLCNEKNMLVLKLEEASREPGRNQVISEFKALVSSLPREMGAVQSELSKHKDASLQLHSLRAEVSSLSSILTRKEQEIEQTSCRSAHAGSDISQLQSLVLDLKENIKELKLFVELYKHESTDSRQLIEYRDRELSEWARVHVLKYSLNESKLEQRVIAANEAEAMSQQRLATSEAKIAELGQKLETSRRDLVRLSHILKSKYEECEAYVVEIESIGNAYEDIMSQNQQLLQQIIERDDHNTKLFMEGVKAKQSHDALHLEVSSLKRNLQHASMLMDLYNKKIVRLEDQLRGWSERVRRLSEDGMQQSISLGNSQRKLAGLHGEAPKLMQSMDELQAKVGSNRLEVAELLTELEKERFSKKRIEDDLDLMSSKANSLREKKDNSAVLQKLHHEVKEYRGILKCGVCHERQKEIVIAKCYHLFCNQCIQKSLGSRQKRCPSCGLSFGVNDVKPIYI from the exons ATGTCTCGTCCG CTTGATTTTGCTGTACTTAAATACAAAAATCAAAGGCTTGCGGAACAACTGGAAGTCCACAAGTTTGAGTACCGTACTCTCGAGGGTAGATTCAATGATTTAAAAGAGAAGCAGAGGACACATAATGAGACACTTGTCCTAGTCAAAAGTCATTGGGAGCGA CTTCTAGCAGATCTTGATTTGGTTTCTGTTTGCAAAAATGAATCTTTGCACTCGAGCTGTGGTACAGGGCAGAACAATGTACAAAAGG AAAGGGACTTTTTAAATAGACTTTTGGAGGCTGGTGCCACTGAAAGTTCAGGTTGTTCTCCCAGTTACCATCTGGGAAATGGTGTCGCTCCGGAGCAATCATCAACAGTTAATGTTCTGCAGAAGGCCTTCCTTCCATCAAGTGATCTGTGGCATGTGAATAATGACTTAGTTTATGTTGCTCTAACTAAGTTGCCAGAAAATG AACACAGCAGGCAACTGCACAGTGCTACCAGTAACATATTTTCCAAGCTTCATAAGGTGATACATGCAATAGATAATCTTCACTTGGAACACAGGCAGCTGGCAGGGAACTATCAGAAGCAAAGAGATTCGAGTGCCTGGAACAGAGCTGAACAGAAACGGCTGAAAG AGGAGTTGACCAGTGCTGTTGCCAAGTTGGAAGAAAGCAAACACAAACTGGCAGCACTGAAAGCACAGGGAGACAATAAGCATGGGACTCCGGTCCTTGTTCCTAAACTGGGAAACAAAGATGTGTCCGCAGAGAAGGTGAGAGATAAACAAAGAGAACTGCAAGATCTTGAAGCTACCCACAAGGAGTTAATG GAATTAATTTCAAAGCGTCTGGAGGAAATTAGGAGACTGCACATGGAGAGGATTGAAATTTTGAACAAGTTAGCGACTTTTCAG GATATACTGACAGGTTTCAGAAACATCCGTTCTTCCAAAGCTTTTGAACTTGTTAATGACCAACTTCAGAAGTCACAAGCAGAATTGGATGATCACCAAACATTGTTAAAGAAATTACAG GTTGATACGGATAGCTTTGTTTGGCAAGAAAGACAATTTAATCAAAAAGTTGATCTGGCTGAAATCCCTCAGAAGGTTTCTGCATACTGTGTGTCTAGAATTGCTGACCTTGAAAAGGATGTTCTGAAACTATGTaatgaaaagaatatgctgGTGCTGAAACTTGAAGAGGCTTCAAGAGAACCTG GTCGGAACCAAGTTATCTCAGAATTTAAAGCTCTGGTGTCATCACTACCAAGGGAAATGGGTGCCGTGCAAAGTGAACTGTCCAAACACAAGGATGCTTCCTTACAGTTGCATTCTTTGCGAGCAGAAGTTTCTTCACTTTCTAGCATCCTAACCAGGAAG GAACAAGAAATTGAACAAACATCATGCAGATCTGCCCATGCTGGATCTGATATAAGCCAACTTCAATCTCTt GTCCTTGATCTGAAGGAAAACATAAAGGAGCTTAAGCTGTTTGTGGAATTGTATAAGCATGAGTCCACTGATTCCAG ACAGCTGATAGAATACAGAGATAGGGAACTCTCTGAATGGGCTCGAGTCCACGTACTCAAATATTCTCTTAATGAAAGTAAATTAGAGCAGCGTGTAATTGCAGCCAATGAAGCCGAAGCAATGTCTCAGCAGAGACTAGCAACTTCTGAAGCTAAGATTGCTGAATTAGGGCAGAAGCTGGAAACTTCTAGGAG AGATCTAGTGAGACTATCTCATATACTGAAGTCTAAATATGAAGAATGCGAAGCATATGTGGTGGAGATTGAG AGCATAGGCAATGCATATGAGGACATAATGTCACAAAATCAACAATTGCTACAGCAGATTATTGAAAGAGATGATCATAATACCAAG CTTTTCATGGAGGGTGTTAAAGCAAAACAGTCCCATGATGCTTTGCATTTGGAAGTGAGCTCCTTGAAACGAAATTTGCAGCATGCAAGCATGTTGATGGATCTGTACAACAAGAAAATTGTCCGCCTAGAAGACCAG CTAAGGGGTTGGTCAGAGCGGGTGAGGAGACTGTCAGAGGATGGAATGCAGCAATCTATATCATTGGGAAATTCTCAAAGAAAGCTGGCTGGTTTGCATGGAGAAGCTCCAAAGCTCATGCAGTCAATGGATGAACTACAAGCAAAGGTTGGGAGCAATCGACTGGAAGTTGCTGAGCTGCTTACAGAACTAGAGAAGGAGAG GTTCAGTAAGAAGAGAATAGAGGATGACTTGGATCTAATGTCAAGTAAAGCCAATTCTCTAAGAGAGAAGAAAGATAATTCAGCAGTCCTGCAAAAGCTTCATCATGAAGTCAAGGAATATAGGGGAATATTAAAATGCGGTGTCTGTCATGAAAGGCAGAAAGAG ATTGTGATTGCCAAGTGCTACCATCTCTTCTGCAATCAGTGTATACAGAAGTCACTTGGCAGCCGTCAGAAGCGGTGTCCATCCTGTGGACTTAGCTTTGGTGTTAACGACGTGAAACCTATCTATATATGA
- the LOC101765941 gene encoding E3 ubiquitin-protein ligase BRE1-like 1 isoform X1 has translation MSTCLHIQGPGKIAMSRPLDFAVLKYKNQRLAEQLEVHKFEYRTLEGRFNDLKEKQRTHNETLVLVKSHWERLLADLDLVSVCKNESLHSSCGTGQNNVQKERDFLNRLLEAGATESSGCSPSYHLGNGVAPEQSSTVNVLQKAFLPSSDLWHVNNDLVYVALTKLPENEHSRQLHSATSNIFSKLHKVIHAIDNLHLEHRQLAGNYQKQRDSSAWNRAEQKRLKEELTSAVAKLEESKHKLAALKAQGDNKHGTPVLVPKLGNKDVSAEKVRDKQRELQDLEATHKELMELISKRLEEIRRLHMERIEILNKLATFQDILTGFRNIRSSKAFELVNDQLQKSQAELDDHQTLLKKLQVDTDSFVWQERQFNQKVDLAEIPQKVSAYCVSRIADLEKDVLKLCNEKNMLVLKLEEASREPGRNQVISEFKALVSSLPREMGAVQSELSKHKDASLQLHSLRAEVSSLSSILTRKEQEIEQTSCRSAHAGSDISQLQSLVLDLKENIKELKLFVELYKHESTDSRQLIEYRDRELSEWARVHVLKYSLNESKLEQRVIAANEAEAMSQQRLATSEAKIAELGQKLETSRRDLVRLSHILKSKYEECEAYVVEIESIGNAYEDIMSQNQQLLQQIIERDDHNTKLFMEGVKAKQSHDALHLEVSSLKRNLQHASMLMDLYNKKIVRLEDQLRGWSERVRRLSEDGMQQSISLGNSQRKLAGLHGEAPKLMQSMDELQAKVGSNRLEVAELLTELEKERFSKKRIEDDLDLMSSKANSLREKKDNSAVLQKLHHEVKEYRGILKCGVCHERQKEIVIAKCYHLFCNQCIQKSLGSRQKRCPSCGLSFGVNDVKPIYI, from the exons ATGTCAACTTGCCTCCACATCCAAGGTCCTGGGAAAATTGCTATGTCTCGTCCG CTTGATTTTGCTGTACTTAAATACAAAAATCAAAGGCTTGCGGAACAACTGGAAGTCCACAAGTTTGAGTACCGTACTCTCGAGGGTAGATTCAATGATTTAAAAGAGAAGCAGAGGACACATAATGAGACACTTGTCCTAGTCAAAAGTCATTGGGAGCGA CTTCTAGCAGATCTTGATTTGGTTTCTGTTTGCAAAAATGAATCTTTGCACTCGAGCTGTGGTACAGGGCAGAACAATGTACAAAAGG AAAGGGACTTTTTAAATAGACTTTTGGAGGCTGGTGCCACTGAAAGTTCAGGTTGTTCTCCCAGTTACCATCTGGGAAATGGTGTCGCTCCGGAGCAATCATCAACAGTTAATGTTCTGCAGAAGGCCTTCCTTCCATCAAGTGATCTGTGGCATGTGAATAATGACTTAGTTTATGTTGCTCTAACTAAGTTGCCAGAAAATG AACACAGCAGGCAACTGCACAGTGCTACCAGTAACATATTTTCCAAGCTTCATAAGGTGATACATGCAATAGATAATCTTCACTTGGAACACAGGCAGCTGGCAGGGAACTATCAGAAGCAAAGAGATTCGAGTGCCTGGAACAGAGCTGAACAGAAACGGCTGAAAG AGGAGTTGACCAGTGCTGTTGCCAAGTTGGAAGAAAGCAAACACAAACTGGCAGCACTGAAAGCACAGGGAGACAATAAGCATGGGACTCCGGTCCTTGTTCCTAAACTGGGAAACAAAGATGTGTCCGCAGAGAAGGTGAGAGATAAACAAAGAGAACTGCAAGATCTTGAAGCTACCCACAAGGAGTTAATG GAATTAATTTCAAAGCGTCTGGAGGAAATTAGGAGACTGCACATGGAGAGGATTGAAATTTTGAACAAGTTAGCGACTTTTCAG GATATACTGACAGGTTTCAGAAACATCCGTTCTTCCAAAGCTTTTGAACTTGTTAATGACCAACTTCAGAAGTCACAAGCAGAATTGGATGATCACCAAACATTGTTAAAGAAATTACAG GTTGATACGGATAGCTTTGTTTGGCAAGAAAGACAATTTAATCAAAAAGTTGATCTGGCTGAAATCCCTCAGAAGGTTTCTGCATACTGTGTGTCTAGAATTGCTGACCTTGAAAAGGATGTTCTGAAACTATGTaatgaaaagaatatgctgGTGCTGAAACTTGAAGAGGCTTCAAGAGAACCTG GTCGGAACCAAGTTATCTCAGAATTTAAAGCTCTGGTGTCATCACTACCAAGGGAAATGGGTGCCGTGCAAAGTGAACTGTCCAAACACAAGGATGCTTCCTTACAGTTGCATTCTTTGCGAGCAGAAGTTTCTTCACTTTCTAGCATCCTAACCAGGAAG GAACAAGAAATTGAACAAACATCATGCAGATCTGCCCATGCTGGATCTGATATAAGCCAACTTCAATCTCTt GTCCTTGATCTGAAGGAAAACATAAAGGAGCTTAAGCTGTTTGTGGAATTGTATAAGCATGAGTCCACTGATTCCAG ACAGCTGATAGAATACAGAGATAGGGAACTCTCTGAATGGGCTCGAGTCCACGTACTCAAATATTCTCTTAATGAAAGTAAATTAGAGCAGCGTGTAATTGCAGCCAATGAAGCCGAAGCAATGTCTCAGCAGAGACTAGCAACTTCTGAAGCTAAGATTGCTGAATTAGGGCAGAAGCTGGAAACTTCTAGGAG AGATCTAGTGAGACTATCTCATATACTGAAGTCTAAATATGAAGAATGCGAAGCATATGTGGTGGAGATTGAG AGCATAGGCAATGCATATGAGGACATAATGTCACAAAATCAACAATTGCTACAGCAGATTATTGAAAGAGATGATCATAATACCAAG CTTTTCATGGAGGGTGTTAAAGCAAAACAGTCCCATGATGCTTTGCATTTGGAAGTGAGCTCCTTGAAACGAAATTTGCAGCATGCAAGCATGTTGATGGATCTGTACAACAAGAAAATTGTCCGCCTAGAAGACCAG CTAAGGGGTTGGTCAGAGCGGGTGAGGAGACTGTCAGAGGATGGAATGCAGCAATCTATATCATTGGGAAATTCTCAAAGAAAGCTGGCTGGTTTGCATGGAGAAGCTCCAAAGCTCATGCAGTCAATGGATGAACTACAAGCAAAGGTTGGGAGCAATCGACTGGAAGTTGCTGAGCTGCTTACAGAACTAGAGAAGGAGAG GTTCAGTAAGAAGAGAATAGAGGATGACTTGGATCTAATGTCAAGTAAAGCCAATTCTCTAAGAGAGAAGAAAGATAATTCAGCAGTCCTGCAAAAGCTTCATCATGAAGTCAAGGAATATAGGGGAATATTAAAATGCGGTGTCTGTCATGAAAGGCAGAAAGAG ATTGTGATTGCCAAGTGCTACCATCTCTTCTGCAATCAGTGTATACAGAAGTCACTTGGCAGCCGTCAGAAGCGGTGTCCATCCTGTGGACTTAGCTTTGGTGTTAACGACGTGAAACCTATCTATATATGA
- the LOC101765941 gene encoding E3 ubiquitin-protein ligase BRE1-like 1 isoform X3, with product MNLCTRAVVQGRTMYKRKAFLPSSDLWHVNNDLVYVALTKLPENEHSRQLHSATSNIFSKLHKVIHAIDNLHLEHRQLAGNYQKQRDSSAWNRAEQKRLKEELTSAVAKLEESKHKLAALKAQGDNKHGTPVLVPKLGNKDVSAEKVRDKQRELQDLEATHKELMELISKRLEEIRRLHMERIEILNKLATFQDILTGFRNIRSSKAFELVNDQLQKSQAELDDHQTLLKKLQVDTDSFVWQERQFNQKVDLAEIPQKVSAYCVSRIADLEKDVLKLCNEKNMLVLKLEEASREPGRNQVISEFKALVSSLPREMGAVQSELSKHKDASLQLHSLRAEVSSLSSILTRKEQEIEQTSCRSAHAGSDISQLQSLVLDLKENIKELKLFVELYKHESTDSRQLIEYRDRELSEWARVHVLKYSLNESKLEQRVIAANEAEAMSQQRLATSEAKIAELGQKLETSRRDLVRLSHILKSKYEECEAYVVEIESIGNAYEDIMSQNQQLLQQIIERDDHNTKLFMEGVKAKQSHDALHLEVSSLKRNLQHASMLMDLYNKKIVRLEDQLRGWSERVRRLSEDGMQQSISLGNSQRKLAGLHGEAPKLMQSMDELQAKVGSNRLEVAELLTELEKERFSKKRIEDDLDLMSSKANSLREKKDNSAVLQKLHHEVKEYRGILKCGVCHERQKEIVIAKCYHLFCNQCIQKSLGSRQKRCPSCGLSFGVNDVKPIYI from the exons ATGAATCTTTGCACTCGAGCTGTGGTACAGGGCAGAACAATGTACAAAAGG AAGGCCTTCCTTCCATCAAGTGATCTGTGGCATGTGAATAATGACTTAGTTTATGTTGCTCTAACTAAGTTGCCAGAAAATG AACACAGCAGGCAACTGCACAGTGCTACCAGTAACATATTTTCCAAGCTTCATAAGGTGATACATGCAATAGATAATCTTCACTTGGAACACAGGCAGCTGGCAGGGAACTATCAGAAGCAAAGAGATTCGAGTGCCTGGAACAGAGCTGAACAGAAACGGCTGAAAG AGGAGTTGACCAGTGCTGTTGCCAAGTTGGAAGAAAGCAAACACAAACTGGCAGCACTGAAAGCACAGGGAGACAATAAGCATGGGACTCCGGTCCTTGTTCCTAAACTGGGAAACAAAGATGTGTCCGCAGAGAAGGTGAGAGATAAACAAAGAGAACTGCAAGATCTTGAAGCTACCCACAAGGAGTTAATG GAATTAATTTCAAAGCGTCTGGAGGAAATTAGGAGACTGCACATGGAGAGGATTGAAATTTTGAACAAGTTAGCGACTTTTCAG GATATACTGACAGGTTTCAGAAACATCCGTTCTTCCAAAGCTTTTGAACTTGTTAATGACCAACTTCAGAAGTCACAAGCAGAATTGGATGATCACCAAACATTGTTAAAGAAATTACAG GTTGATACGGATAGCTTTGTTTGGCAAGAAAGACAATTTAATCAAAAAGTTGATCTGGCTGAAATCCCTCAGAAGGTTTCTGCATACTGTGTGTCTAGAATTGCTGACCTTGAAAAGGATGTTCTGAAACTATGTaatgaaaagaatatgctgGTGCTGAAACTTGAAGAGGCTTCAAGAGAACCTG GTCGGAACCAAGTTATCTCAGAATTTAAAGCTCTGGTGTCATCACTACCAAGGGAAATGGGTGCCGTGCAAAGTGAACTGTCCAAACACAAGGATGCTTCCTTACAGTTGCATTCTTTGCGAGCAGAAGTTTCTTCACTTTCTAGCATCCTAACCAGGAAG GAACAAGAAATTGAACAAACATCATGCAGATCTGCCCATGCTGGATCTGATATAAGCCAACTTCAATCTCTt GTCCTTGATCTGAAGGAAAACATAAAGGAGCTTAAGCTGTTTGTGGAATTGTATAAGCATGAGTCCACTGATTCCAG ACAGCTGATAGAATACAGAGATAGGGAACTCTCTGAATGGGCTCGAGTCCACGTACTCAAATATTCTCTTAATGAAAGTAAATTAGAGCAGCGTGTAATTGCAGCCAATGAAGCCGAAGCAATGTCTCAGCAGAGACTAGCAACTTCTGAAGCTAAGATTGCTGAATTAGGGCAGAAGCTGGAAACTTCTAGGAG AGATCTAGTGAGACTATCTCATATACTGAAGTCTAAATATGAAGAATGCGAAGCATATGTGGTGGAGATTGAG AGCATAGGCAATGCATATGAGGACATAATGTCACAAAATCAACAATTGCTACAGCAGATTATTGAAAGAGATGATCATAATACCAAG CTTTTCATGGAGGGTGTTAAAGCAAAACAGTCCCATGATGCTTTGCATTTGGAAGTGAGCTCCTTGAAACGAAATTTGCAGCATGCAAGCATGTTGATGGATCTGTACAACAAGAAAATTGTCCGCCTAGAAGACCAG CTAAGGGGTTGGTCAGAGCGGGTGAGGAGACTGTCAGAGGATGGAATGCAGCAATCTATATCATTGGGAAATTCTCAAAGAAAGCTGGCTGGTTTGCATGGAGAAGCTCCAAAGCTCATGCAGTCAATGGATGAACTACAAGCAAAGGTTGGGAGCAATCGACTGGAAGTTGCTGAGCTGCTTACAGAACTAGAGAAGGAGAG GTTCAGTAAGAAGAGAATAGAGGATGACTTGGATCTAATGTCAAGTAAAGCCAATTCTCTAAGAGAGAAGAAAGATAATTCAGCAGTCCTGCAAAAGCTTCATCATGAAGTCAAGGAATATAGGGGAATATTAAAATGCGGTGTCTGTCATGAAAGGCAGAAAGAG ATTGTGATTGCCAAGTGCTACCATCTCTTCTGCAATCAGTGTATACAGAAGTCACTTGGCAGCCGTCAGAAGCGGTGTCCATCCTGTGGACTTAGCTTTGGTGTTAACGACGTGAAACCTATCTATATATGA
- the LOC101769062 gene encoding uncharacterized protein LOC101769062, whose translation MVIPPPERAARVTRFLKPYLLRMHFSNKYVSAQVIHSPTATVACSASSQEKLLRPDMGSTRDVAAAAKIGKLLGERLLLKGIPAVSIHMKREQKYHGKVKAVIDSVREAGVKLL comes from the coding sequence ATGGTGATCCCTCCACCAGAAAGGGCAGCAAGAGTTACCCGCTTTCTGAAGCCCTACCTGTTGAGGATGCATTTCTCAAACAAGTATGTATCCGCTCAGGTCATCCATAGCCCAACAGCGACTGTTGCATGTTCTGCAAGCTCGCAGGAAAAGCTCCTGAGACCAGACATGGGGTCGACCCGTGATgttgcagctgctgcgaagATTGGAAAGTTGCTCGGTGAGCGCCTTTTGCTCAAGGGAATACCTGCAGTGTCCATCCACATGAAGAGAGAACAGAAGTACCACGGGAAAGTCAAGGCTGTAATAGATTCTGTTAGAGAAGCTGGAGTTAAATTGTTGTGA
- the LOC101769468 gene encoding protein pleiotropic regulatory locus 1, with translation MSTAAADGLPVEPQSLKKLSLKSLKRSLDLFAPAHSLLFAPDAESKRIRTGCKVRAEYGAVKDLPAEQGRGQGNGTSAAPSTALALPGTQDTKDAQRGGTSNAIVPAPLMLPKAPESTIPGKNTTLSIPGSSDRFSTSALMERIPSRWPRPAWHAPWKNYRVISGHLGWVRSIAFDPGNEWFCTGSADRTIKIWDLASGTLKLTLTGHIEQIRGLAVSQRHTYLFSAGDDKQVKCWDLEQNKVIRSYHGHLSGVYCLALHPTIDVLLTGGRDSVCRVWDIRTKAHVSALTGHDNTVCSVFARPTDPQVVTGSHDTTIKLWDLVAGRTMCTLTHHKKSVRAMAMHPKEKSFASASADNIKKFSLPKGEFLHNMLSQQKTIINAMAVNEDGVMATGGDNGSMWFWDWKSGHNFQQEQTIVQPGSLESEACIYALSYDVSGSRLVSCEADKTIKMWKEDLTATPETHPINFKPPKDIRRY, from the exons atgtcgacggcggcggcggatggattGCCCGTCGAGCCGCAGTCGTTGAAGAAGCTGAGCCTGAAGTCGCTGAAGCGCTCGCTGGACCTCTTCGCCCCCGCCCACTCCCTCCTCTTCGCGCCCGACGCCGAGAG CAAGAGGATTCGCACTGGGTGCAAGGTGAGGGCCGAGTACGGGGCGGTGAAGGATCTGCCTGCTGAGCAGGGGCGCGGGCAGGGCAATGGGACTTCGGCGGCGCCGTCCACGGCGTTGGCGTTGCCAG GCACACAAGATACTAAAGATGCTCAGAGAGGAGGCACTAGTAATGCCATTGTCCCTGCACCTCTCATGCTACCAAAAGCACC TGAATCTACAATTCCTGGCAAAAATACAACATTGTCAATTCCTGGATCATCTGACAG ATTTTCTACATCTGCACTGATGGAAAGAATACCAAGTAGATGGCCAAGGCCTGCATGGCATGCTCCTTGGAAGAACTATCGG GTCATTAGTGGCCACTTGGGTTGGGTGCGTTCTATAGCATTTGATCCAGGCAATGAGTGGTTCTGTACAGGTTCAGCTGACAGGACAATAAAG ATATGGGATCTTGCATCAGGAACACTGAAGCTTACACTGACTGGTCATATTGAACAAATTCGTG GACTTGCTGTCAGCCAACGGCATACTTATTTGTTTTCTGCTGGTGATGACAAACAAGTAAAATGTTGGGATCTTGAACAAAACAAG GTTATTAGGTCTTACCATGGGCACCTGAGCGGTGTTTACTGCCTAGCTCTCCATCCAACTATTGATGTATTATTAACTGGCGGTCGAGATTCAGTATGCAGG GTGTGGGACATTCGGACGAAAGCACATGTTTCTGCTTTGACAGGTCATGATAACACTGTCTGTTCAGTGTTTGCTCGGCCTACG GATCCTCAAGTTGTAACTGGCTCACATGATACAACTATCAAACTCTGGGATCTTGTTGCTG GGAGGACTATGTGTACTCTTACACACCATAAGAAGTCTGTTCGGGCTATGGCGATGCATCCAAAGGA GAAATCATTTGCATCAGCATCAGCGGACAACATAAAGAAGTTTAGCCTGCCCAAAGGGGAATTCCTCCACAACATGCT GTCTCAGCAGAAAACTATTATAAATGCTATGGCTGTAAATGAGGATGGTGTCATGGCAACTGGAG GGGATAATGGTAGTATGTGGTTTTGGGACTGGAAGAGTGGCCATAACTTCCAACAAGAGCAGACTATAGTCCAGCCGG GATCATTGGAGAGTGAGGCATGCATATATGCCCTTTCTTACGATGTCAGTGGATCTAGACTTGTGTCTTGTGAGGCAGATAAAACTATAAAGATGTGGAAAGAGGATTTAACCGCAACACCAGAAACTCATCCCATCAACTTCAAACCACCGAAGGACATCCGGCGATACTGA